The sequence tatttaatcattttaatttttacatgTTAAATTTCTAATGTGTCTTATTAGATGGTAATCAagtctaaaattaaaattaaaattttatttttttgaaaaaaataccgtattaataaaattattatcagttatatttataaaattcgAGTTAGATCTAAATCATCTCGAAAATGTGAACTCGAACTCAACTAACCCGATCAAtccgatttgatttttttacaaaataaataaataacaatttaCAACACTTAATAGTAAtagtaataaaaataaaaaattttaatcaaaatatgtttacttacaaattaaaaaattataaaaaaacaaattaaataattaaaattttttaaaaatatttacaaattaaaaaagtataaaaacaattaaataattaaaaaaagtaaaaaaaggaaaaagaaaaaaggcaATCGCACCTGCAGGTCCCCAAgccttttttatttatttatttattttttactttttaaattatttaattgttttttttataatttttaagtttttaaatatttttataaaaagtttatttatttaatttgtttatttataatttttttaatttgtaatttttttttataaaaaatgattATGTATTTGTTATTGAAATTATGgtaatttttttatcaaaaaaatcaaattttaattttcgattTGATTAcgagttaaaaaaattattaagaaaaaaattaaaaatttaagaggtaaaaaaaatttacaaattaaaaaaactataaaaaaacaaattaaataattaaactttttataaaaatatttacaaattttGAGCGTCCGCTCCCACCAACAGCGTTTTACGGtagttttgaaattattttcagtttacagtatttttgaaatttttatttttttttaattaaaagtaaaaaaaaccCCTTTGATTACTAAAGTATTGATTgcaaacaattaaaaaaaaaaacaagaaacaaTTTGACGGGCTTGAATAAAATATGGCCCAAAGTTTGGTCCAAATCAAATAACAGGTCCCTGGATCTTCCCATTCAGAAGCCCAACTTCCGAGCAGGTCCATCAAACATATCGGAAACGAGGAAACATTAATGCCTCAATAGATCCTAATCCAGATTCGGATCTCAAATCCACATTCCAATTCAGTTAATAAAACCATTTCAGTAACGTTATCCGGACACACCACACTTTACCATCTTCGCCACTCGCATACTCCGAGCGTGAATCTCACACACCTCATCCTACGGCTTTCCTCCTCCCGTCCACCCACAACCATCGGATCGCGCGTCATCCACAGCCATCGCTGAAACGTTGGCTAGTGGAGATAACGATAAAGTAACCCACAAATTTAAAGAAAAAGAATTCGAACCGCCATCCTCGTGACGGCACGTGTGCAGCTTCTGGAGGATTCGGATAAAGGCGATCAAACGGTCAAATCTGACGGCTGTGGATGATCGCACGTGTCTCGTTAGGCTCTTCGGGTGCCGGTTCGAGGTGGCTTTAGAGTTATCCCCTCTGAAATAAGGCGTCGTGGCGGTTAAGTTTTTGGGCATATTCTTTAATCTTCTTCTTCGAGTGTTTGAAGGTAATTGCAAAAAAATCTGAGCTTTGCTTCGGTTTGTGGTACCTCGTGTGACTGGTGTTGTACCTTTGAGCTTCCTTTTTGGTGTTCAGGTTTCGGTGGAGAGAAATGGCGGAGGCTTACTCTGGACAGAAGGATGATGTCGTTTCGGTGGAGCTCCCTGCTCCTGGTTCTTGGAAGAAATTGGTaatttttttcttgatttttagcTTTTGTCGTTGAATTTCAGCTTTGAATTTTGCTTGAGAGACGCTTTTTCTGGTTAAAGGCAAGTTATTTTGAACGAGTAGCTGGTTCAAaaattgggttttttttttgggttaaatTATATTTCTCGCaaagttttttcttttttctgtgTTTGAGAGTTTTTGTTGATTGCTAGTTTGACTTTGTGTAATATGCTACGAGGTAGCTCGGATTTTGGATATGGGCGTCGTTGTTTGGAACCCTTTAGTTGTTACGACGACTATTGACTTTGTGTATTTTCTAGTTCATGTGTTGATTAGATTTTGTCAGTATCTTTGGTAGCTTCTGTGGTTGTGGTTCTAGGGAACGAGTGAAATTTCCAGTTTTTGAGGTCAAATTTAGCTCTGCAAATCTGCGTAGAGGACTCGCACACACGGCCCTTGAGTTCGTGCGAGCTTGGGTCTTGCGAACTTGGTTTTGTGCAGAgtcatgtttttttttcccttttcgaGGAATTTTATGCTGTCACATTTCAGGAAACAATCAATTTGTCATTACAGAGAGGTTATGTTTTTCTCAATTGTATTCATTTTTGGTAAAGTGTGATGTGAGCACAGCCAGGAAATTGCAAgcgtgtatttgaagtttctcactttcttgtgtgtgtgtgtgtgtgtttttttttttttttctctgtaAATTCCCACTGTGATATCTTTTCTTGGAAAGttatttgttttgtttaatGGGGTAATGGGCGTGCCACCCAGACATATCATTCACGCATTTTGTTCCATCTTGTTTTGTATTTTCTGTGCAGTATTTGCCCAAAAAAGGGGGCACTCCAAAGAAAAACGAGATACTATTTATTGCGCCAACTGGGGAGGAGATAAACAGCCGCAAACAGCTTGATCAGTACCTGAAATTGCACCCTGGAAATCCTGCGATAGCAGAATTCGATTGGGGCACTGGTGAAACTCCAAGAAGATCAACAAGGATCAGCGAGAAGGTCAAGGCAACTCCTCCATCCAAGGGAAGTGAGCCACCAACAAAACGTGGCAGACGATCTTCCCtggccaagaaagacaaaaAGATTGAGATAGAAAAAGAAGAAACTGATGGGAAGAAAGAAATTGAAATCCCAGGTGGGGAATCCAATGAGAAGAAAGATGAAGAAAACAAGGAAGATGGGGACAAGAGTGAAGGTGAAAAATTGCAAGATAACGTACCACAGGAGAACGCTGGGACTGAAGTCGAGATACATGATAAGGTTCCTGCAAAGGATGATGAGACTGAGGTAGATGAAAAAGTCAACGGGGTTGAAGAAAGTTCAACGGTGGAAGAGAAGGCTGAAGACAAACAGATATCTGGAACTGTGGAAAATCCGCCGTCGGGTCCTGATGAAGCTCAAACAGATGTAGCCAATGGTGTGGCACCTGCATCTGGTGGAGATGCCATCGCCATTGAGGAAAACAGTGGCATAACTGATATGCAGGtggaggagcaagagaagaatATGAAAGGAGATGTCATGGAGAATGGCAAGGTGAATCAACCAGCCTTAGCTCCACATCATTCTTCTTCGACTCCTATTAGTTGTTAAACAAAAACATTTACCAGTGTCATTAAGTTTTGTTGTAACTATTTCTGACATCATCAGCCTGGACGAATGTacgtttgatgtaataattaGGCTGGGTTAGATTTGTTCTTAGTTAGGGAGTCAGCTGTGTATTGTATCTGACGTTGTAGCTTCTCTTTGTTTATGGAGACTTGTTTATTTgacactatgcttgaatgtcgATGCCATGGTTCATCTCATGTGAAAACATCAGATTATTAGATATATATGTTGCAGTTTGTGGTAATGTTTGCGCGTTGTGCCTTGTGACACTGCAACAGGGACGGTGTTTACAGGAATGGGTTTGTGACCTACAAGAAAGAAACTTTGTCCCCTCCAAAAAGATCGACTGGAAAGGATCAAGATTCAAGAATAAAAAAACATGGGAAAAAAGCTTACTTTGAGGTAATGAAAAGTTAGGAATCTCATTCCAATCCCACAAAGCTAAACAATGTTTTCCCTCCAGATATCCCAAATATTTGCTCATCTTTAGGTTAAGGTTAGGAATCTTTTATGTTTTCTGTCTATCATCATTGACAATGGCATGGCTGCAGGGAAAACATTTCCTCTTACAAGAAACTGCTTCTGTTGTCAGACTCGGAGTCGAAGCTGTCATATTCATATTGCATAGTGTCCCTACACCTACAAATGCATCGTCCCTTTGTAATCACTCCTCATTTCAAGGCGATGaacttcttgttcttcttcctctggttcatTCTGCTCTCAAGAGTTCTCTCGCCAGAAGGTTTACCATCATCTCTGATTACGATTGTACTTTGTTCTTTGGTCATTTGTAATGTTGATTTTATAACTGTTGCTTTTCGCAGGTCTGGCGGTTCATGCTTTTACAGGAACATATGGAGTAAATTACGGCAGACTAGCCGACAATATTCCACCACCAGAAAGTGTTGTGACCCTCTTAAAAGCGGCAAAGATCAAGAACATCAGAATCTATGACCCTGATCATGGAGTTTTGAGGGCTTTTAAAGGGTCCGGGATTGAAATAATCGTCGGCTTACCGAATGGATCTTTGAGAGACATGAGTATAGGCCTAGACCATGCGATAGCGTGGGTAAAAGAAAACGTGGAGCCCTTTCTTCCGGACACACTTATAACTGGTATTGCTGTTGGAAACGAGGTCTTGGGAGGTACTGATACAGAACTGTGGGAGGTTCTTGTGCCGGCCGTGAGGAATGTGTATGGTGCCCTTGATAGTCTCCAATTAGCCAATAAAGTAGAAGTGTCGAGCCCTCATTCTGAGGGCGTTTTCGCCATTTCATTCCCACCATCAGCCGGGGCGTTCAAGGAGACTCTACTTCCCTACCTGAGGCCGCTCCTCCAATTCTTCTCACAAATTAACAGTCCTTTTTACGTCAATGCCTATCCATTTCTGGCCTATAACAGCGATCCATCACACATCGACTTGAACTACGCCCTTTTTGAGTCGAACCCTGGGATCTACGATGCTAGAACTAAACTTCATTACGACAACATGTTTGAGGCTCAGATAGACGCAGCGTACGCTGCATTGGAAAAGGTTGGCTTTAGTAAAATGGAAGTGATAGTTTCTGAGACCGGTTGGGCTTCAAAAGGAGATGAAAATGAAGTGGGAGCTAATCTGAAGAATGCGAGGACTTACAATCGTAATCTAAGGAAGAGACTTTTGAAGAAGAAAGGGACTCCATATAGGCCAAAGATGGCGGTGAAGGCTTATATATTTGCCTTGTTCAACGAGAACTCAAAGCCAGGGCCGACCTCTGAAAGGAACTTCGGGTTGTTCAAGGCTGATGGAAGCATTTCATACGATATCGGGTTCACAGGACTCGTCCCAAGTTCCGGTTTCTCAGTTCTTGGATCCGTCAAGGTACAAAAAGTACACAAACTAATCTTGTTTCCGCTCTTGAAAACATTCCGAAAAACAGCTAACTTGGCTTAAATTCTCAGGTGAATGGACAAAATTGGCGCGGACTTTTGCAGCTGTCGATTCGGGCAATATGTGCAGCAGTTGTGCTTATTATGATCTCCTGATAGTAAGCCCAGAAATCAGGCAGTTGCTATCGGACGAGGAGTTGATATTCAAATTCATTTATATCATTACTTTTACTTACTTTGATCTCCAAAAGGGGATTTTAATTTGCATAGGAATTTgatttaataaaaacaaattattCTAAATGAAGCATTCAAGTTCATGTGATGAAATTAAGGGATGTAAATTACGCGAACACAACAACACTACATATTTTCTATTTAAGCCATCATTGGAAGTTTAGAAGAGAGTTTGTTTTGCTATTTTGAACTTCTAGGAATAAAATATAAGTTGCACGAAAAGGAAGGAATGCGGCCCTATAAAGGGCAAGAGAagtatctatctatctattactatacaatatgaaaaattatttaataaatggaCAAAAATgtctatttttaatattttaataaactcGTTATTTATCATTTAAAACAATCAACTTTAGTATTTAtttgttaaattttaaaataattaaaattaatttgattttgttgtgaaaagtaaatatttttggtaaaaactaaaaactctaaaactcaaaatatatatcaaaccaaacacttataaaatcttctctctaaacttgtgttatttcttcacaaatgttgaggtctatttatagatcctcaattgagaaatgtccaaaaataaatatgtcatcaattacataatcaacaattaaaatatcatcacatcaccatcacaataattttcaatctaattttaatatataatttccaatACTCCCCCtagtgatgatgatcgtgatattacgtgtttgtatactgcctcgttaaaaaccttactaggaaaaacccagtgagATAAAAATCATagcaaggaaaaaagagtgcagccacataaactccccctcatgttaatacGATCGATTCTTCACATACGCTGTAGATTtcgcatcccaatattatatatatgctttctgaatattgcCGTAGGAAGCGCCTTTGTGAaaagatctgatgagttctcacttgattgaatgtaacagatatcaatatctttattcttctcaagctcttgagtgtaggcaaagaactttggggggatatgttcggttctgtcacttttgatatatccttcttttattttagcaatacatgcagcattatcttcatacagcgtCACATGATTCTTgtttactgataatccacaagaagtttggatatgttttgtcattgattttaaccaaacacattcacgacttgcttcatgtagtgcaataatctcggcgtcatttgatgaagttgttagtagtgtttgtttctgtgaacgccaagaaattgatgtgcctccacgagtaaatacatatccggtttgggaacgtgccttatgtggatcagataaatatccagcatcagcataaccaatgatactttgattggtgtcttttgagtacaaaagtcccaaatctgtcgtttctcgtagataacggaatatatgtttaattccattccagtgcctctttgttggatatgaactgaatcttgctaataaatttacagcaaaagatatatcaggtctagtgcaatttgcaagatacataagtgcaccaatgacacttagatatggtacttctagaccaagaataacttcatcatcttcacattgAAGAAAttgatccttttctatgtttaatgatcttacaaccattggagtacttaatggatttgatttatccatattaaaacgtttaaggatcttttctgtataatttgcctggtgaacaaaaattccacattctttttgttcaatttgcaaACCCAAGCAATACTTGATTTTTCcaaaatccttcatttcgaattcttctttcaagtacatcataacttcttgaatttctttattcgttccaatgatatttaaattatcaacatatacagcaataattacacatccggatgttgttttcttgatgaaaacaaaagggcatattggatcatttacatatccctttttcatcaagtgcttacttagccgattataccacattcggccggattgcttcaacccatataatgatctttgcaattttacagaataaaattctctgagTTTTGAACTTTTTGTTTcagacatcttaaatccttcaaggattttcatgtatatatcaccaTCAaatgatccgtataagtaagctgtaacaacatccataagacacattttcaaattttcagacacggtcaaactaatcaaatatcgaaacgtaattgcatccataacaagagaatacgtttcttcataatcaattccagacctttgagaaaaaccttgtgcaacaagtctagctttatatcttgctatttcatttttctcatttcgctttcgaataaaaactcatctgtatccaacaggttttacacctttaggtatgaggactataggtccaaaaacattacgtttatttagcgaatccaattaaacctggatgacatctttccatttggcccaatcatgacgagttttacattctctaaaagattttggttcatgatcctcattctcatttatgatgtcacatgccacattataagaaaatatctcatcaatatcttctatatcttttcgatttcatatttttccagtattaatataattgatagagatttcacgattctcgtcagtttgtggttctgacagaatattttcatcatcaagTGTTTCttttggaacaccattttctattttatgatcatcgtgtttctttatgccttttctttttcgagaaattttatccttggaaccgactggccttccatgCTTCAAGctttttatgacatcatgagtgtcttcaatttgtttctttggaatttcaattcgagcaggagcatttacagcatgtatatgtgattttgttaccccttttgtgtctgcaaatgcatctggaatttgatttgcaattctttgcaagtgcacaatttattgtacatctttctcacattgtttggtccttggatccaaatgtaacaatgatggtacataccatgtgattttcttttcgatgtgtttcttttctccccctaacattgggaagatttcttcattaaaatgacaatcagcaaagcgtgctgtaaacacatcgtctgtctgaggctcaagatatcgaatgattgatgggctattataaccgatataaatagcgatttttctttgaggacccattttttatcgttgaggtggtgcaataggcacatacacctacatccaaaaattctcagatgagaaatatttggttctttaccaaatgcaagttgcaatggtgagaatttatgatatgcacttggtctgatgcgaattaatgccgcaacatgtaaaattgcatgtccccatatagaaatatggagttttattctcataatcattggtctagcaatcagttgtagacgcttaatcaatgattcagctaattcattctgtgtatgaacatgagcaacaggatgttcaacagtaatttccattgacatacaatagtcattgaaagtttggaaagtaaattctccaacattatcaagtcttattttcttgattgtataatcgggaaattgattccgcaattttattatttgagccattaatcttgcaaatgccacattccgagttgacaataagcatacatgtgaccatctcctggaggcatcgatcaataccataaaatatcgaaatggtccacatggtggatgaattggcccacaaatatcaccctgaatacgttcaagaaatatgagtgattctgtttgaattttagctggtgatggtcttataataagttttccaagagaacatgctttatattgaaacttattattctgaaagatcttctggtctttcaatggatgaccatgtgtattttcaataattattcgcatcattattgaactaggatgtcccaatcgatcatgccaattggttaatattgaagaattattaaccaccatatttgattcgattgaccttatatgtgtataatgcaatccagtagggagcattgataatttttcaaccacatatttctttcctgatttatatgtggtaagacacatatatttctgattttcatcagttatcgtctcagtatcata comes from Henckelia pumila isolate YLH828 chromosome 4, ASM3356847v2, whole genome shotgun sequence and encodes:
- the LOC140860038 gene encoding uncharacterized protein — its product is MAEAYSGQKDDVVSVELPAPGSWKKLYLPKKGGTPKKNEILFIAPTGEEINSRKQLDQYLKLHPGNPAIAEFDWGTGETPRRSTRISEKVKATPPSKGSEPPTKRGRRSSLAKKDKKIEIEKEETDGKKEIEIPGGESNEKKDEENKEDGDKSEGEKLQDNVPQENAGTEVEIHDKVPAKDDETEVDEKVNGVEESSTVEEKAEDKQISGTVENPPSGPDEAQTDVANGVAPASGGDAIAIEENSGITDMQVEEQEKNMKGDVMENGKVNQPALAPHHSSSTPISC
- the LOC140860037 gene encoding glucan endo-1,3-beta-glucosidase 14 isoform X1, with product MGKKLTLRENISSYKKLLLLSDSESKLSYSYCIVSLHLQMHRPFVITPHFKAMNFLFFFLWFILLSRVLSPEGLAVHAFTGTYGVNYGRLADNIPPPESVVTLLKAAKIKNIRIYDPDHGVLRAFKGSGIEIIVGLPNGSLRDMSIGLDHAIAWVKENVEPFLPDTLITGIAVGNEVLGGTDTELWEVLVPAVRNVYGALDSLQLANKVEVSSPHSEGVFAISFPPSAGAFKETLLPYLRPLLQFFSQINSPFYVNAYPFLAYNSDPSHIDLNYALFESNPGIYDARTKLHYDNMFEAQIDAAYAALEKVGFSKMEVIVSETGWASKGDENEVGANLKNARTYNRNLRKRLLKKKGTPYRPKMAVKAYIFALFNENSKPGPTSERNFGLFKADGSISYDIGFTGLVPSSGFSVLGSVKVNGQNWRGLLQLSIRAICAAVVLIMIS
- the LOC140860037 gene encoding glucan endo-1,3-beta-glucosidase 14 isoform X2 — its product is MHRPFVITPHFKAMNFLFFFLWFILLSRVLSPEGLAVHAFTGTYGVNYGRLADNIPPPESVVTLLKAAKIKNIRIYDPDHGVLRAFKGSGIEIIVGLPNGSLRDMSIGLDHAIAWVKENVEPFLPDTLITGIAVGNEVLGGTDTELWEVLVPAVRNVYGALDSLQLANKVEVSSPHSEGVFAISFPPSAGAFKETLLPYLRPLLQFFSQINSPFYVNAYPFLAYNSDPSHIDLNYALFESNPGIYDARTKLHYDNMFEAQIDAAYAALEKVGFSKMEVIVSETGWASKGDENEVGANLKNARTYNRNLRKRLLKKKGTPYRPKMAVKAYIFALFNENSKPGPTSERNFGLFKADGSISYDIGFTGLVPSSGFSVLGSVKVNGQNWRGLLQLSIRAICAAVVLIMIS